One window from the genome of Streptomyces sp. NBC_00091 encodes:
- a CDS encoding DUF6777 domain-containing protein produces the protein MNDLNDVPAPTSRQAPRRQAPRRQAPRRHVPVRTALVALLGLLAAGCGGAGPEQTKGPAPESQELTLQPVGASGPDPFTASSATAESAPVQPPLPNPSGRGIRTVGAATPGLYGGTSRLGSCDVERQIAFLTSDHAKSRAFAQATGVGQEKLPDFLRALTPVVLRADTRVTNHGFREGRADGYQAVLQAGTAVLVDEHGMPRVRCGCGNPLAPPRSAKGSPVLKGDQWNGYQPNQVIVIEPTAQVINRLVIVNIADNTWIERKAGDDGAQDKTPRLLPPYDPADGIPNGPATPTVDPSSDPCTAADPNSLARTVPPTPPSATPSGPPAGPPAGPPYPESAGPLAGAPYEGPADPLAGAPYPEFADPQAGPPYAGPSGPPSGPPSAGPAEPPSQADPPVAPPANPPVAPQAAPPAAPQAAPSASPCPSEAGTVPRAPGLPQDPPSGGLPPSDLPSGPSSDAPADLPPDQRGAVPSEPGVPPVPVPDDGPAADPALPADPDGPADPYGFPDQEPAADQPPYLESA, from the coding sequence GTGAACGACCTGAACGACGTGCCCGCACCGACATCCCGTCAGGCACCGCGCCGTCAGGCACCGCGCCGTCAGGCACCGCGCCGTCACGTACCGGTCCGCACGGCCCTCGTGGCCCTCCTCGGCCTGCTCGCCGCCGGCTGCGGGGGCGCCGGCCCCGAACAGACCAAGGGCCCGGCGCCCGAGAGCCAGGAGCTGACCCTCCAGCCCGTGGGCGCCTCCGGCCCCGACCCCTTCACCGCCTCCTCCGCCACCGCCGAGTCGGCCCCCGTGCAGCCCCCGCTGCCCAACCCGAGCGGCCGGGGCATCCGTACGGTCGGCGCGGCCACCCCCGGTCTGTACGGCGGAACCAGCCGGCTCGGCAGCTGCGACGTGGAACGCCAGATCGCCTTCCTCACCTCCGACCACGCCAAGTCCCGGGCCTTCGCCCAGGCCACCGGGGTCGGACAGGAGAAGCTCCCCGACTTCCTGCGGGCCCTGACCCCCGTGGTCCTGCGTGCCGACACCCGGGTCACCAACCACGGCTTCCGTGAGGGCCGGGCCGACGGCTACCAGGCCGTGCTCCAGGCCGGGACGGCCGTCCTCGTCGACGAGCACGGCATGCCCCGGGTCCGCTGCGGCTGCGGGAACCCCCTCGCCCCGCCGCGCTCCGCCAAGGGGAGCCCGGTCCTCAAGGGCGACCAGTGGAACGGCTACCAGCCCAACCAGGTCATCGTCATCGAGCCGACCGCCCAGGTGATCAACAGGCTGGTCATCGTGAACATCGCCGACAACACCTGGATCGAGCGCAAGGCCGGCGACGACGGGGCCCAGGACAAGACCCCGAGGCTGCTCCCGCCCTACGACCCCGCCGACGGCATCCCGAACGGCCCCGCGACCCCGACCGTCGACCCGTCGTCCGACCCCTGCACCGCCGCGGACCCCAACAGCCTGGCCCGGACCGTCCCGCCGACGCCCCCGTCGGCCACGCCGTCCGGACCCCCGGCGGGCCCCCCGGCCGGCCCGCCGTACCCGGAATCCGCCGGCCCGCTCGCCGGTGCGCCGTACGAAGGGCCCGCCGACCCCCTGGCCGGTGCGCCGTACCCGGAGTTCGCCGATCCGCAGGCTGGTCCGCCGTACGCGGGGCCCTCCGGCCCGCCCTCCGGCCCGCCGTCCGCAGGGCCCGCCGAGCCGCCGTCGCAGGCCGACCCGCCGGTCGCCCCGCCGGCCAACCCGCCCGTCGCCCCGCAGGCCGCCCCGCCAGCCGCTCCGCAGGCCGCCCCGTCGGCCAGCCCCTGCCCCTCCGAGGCCGGTACCGTGCCGCGCGCGCCCGGCCTTCCGCAGGACCCCCCGAGCGGCGGCCTGCCCCCCTCGGACCTGCCCTCCGGTCCGTCGTCCGACGCCCCCGCCGACCTCCCCCCGGACCAACGCGGCGCCGTCCCGTCCGAGCCGGGCGTGCCCCCGGTCCCGGTCCCGGACGACGGTCCGGCCGCCGACCCGGCCCTGCCCGCGGACCCGGACGGTCCCGCCGACCCGTACGGCTTCCCGGACCAGGAGCCGGCCGCGGACCAGCCCCCCTACCTGGAGAGCGCCTGA
- a CDS encoding YndJ family protein, translating into MTVLVNLIVTLGMCWVVPVGLRLIDPAGLRTAARLWPLAAAPGALCLWLPRGPAATGLAALYGAAALALACRGVARLPRGHRPAPAEVAALTALVSPAVAAGALVAERAGHRLFGFDLDILALTVPHFHFAGFTAALVAGLVCRSAAAGHRARWAAYSVPAGTALVLLGYFVDDWAELLGAVVLTAGMWTVALATWRDVRPAARDRLTGALLAVSAAVLVATMLLALWWAAGEATGIVHPTLTWMAATHGLGNALGFALCSLLAWRRLTADRPALQAASR; encoded by the coding sequence GTGACGGTACTCGTGAACCTGATCGTCACCCTGGGCATGTGCTGGGTCGTCCCCGTGGGCCTGCGCCTGATCGACCCCGCCGGCCTGCGGACCGCGGCCCGGCTGTGGCCCCTGGCCGCCGCCCCGGGAGCGCTGTGCCTGTGGCTCCCGCGCGGCCCCGCCGCCACCGGGCTCGCCGCGCTCTACGGTGCCGCCGCCCTGGCCCTGGCCTGCCGGGGAGTCGCCCGGCTGCCGCGCGGGCACCGGCCGGCCCCCGCCGAGGTGGCCGCGCTGACCGCGCTCGTCTCGCCCGCGGTGGCCGCCGGCGCCCTGGTCGCCGAACGCGCCGGACACCGGCTCTTCGGCTTCGACCTGGACATCCTGGCCCTGACCGTCCCGCACTTCCACTTCGCCGGGTTCACGGCCGCCCTGGTCGCCGGCCTGGTGTGCCGGTCGGCGGCGGCGGGACACCGGGCGCGCTGGGCCGCGTACAGCGTCCCGGCGGGGACCGCGCTCGTCCTGCTCGGCTACTTCGTCGACGACTGGGCCGAACTGCTGGGAGCAGTGGTGCTGACCGCCGGGATGTGGACGGTGGCGCTGGCGACCTGGCGGGACGTCCGGCCCGCTGCCCGCGACCGGCTCACGGGAGCGCTGCTCGCCGTCTCGGCCGCGGTACTGGTGGCCACCATGCTGCTCGCCCTGTGGTGGGCGGCGGGCGAGGCCACCGGGATCGTCCACCCCACCCTGACCTGGATGGCCGCGACCCACGGCCTCGGCAACGCGCTCGGCTTCGCGCTCTGCTCGCTGCTGGCCTGGCGCCGCCTGACCGCCGACCGCCCCGCCCTCCAGGCCGCCTCCCGCTGA
- a CDS encoding DUF1990 family protein: MTRLLSTGRSTLSYPDRGATLRQPLPAGYHHLHHRTRIGRGRAAFEAAGSAVTGFRMHRATGATVRADGPAATGARVEIGLGAGPLRITVPCEVVWTTDAPDRAGFAYGTLTGHPECGEESFLVELAADGTVWFEVTAFSRPAAWYTRLAGPLVPLLQRGYARLLGHHLRRLAAAA; encoded by the coding sequence ATGACCCGACTCCTCAGCACCGGCCGCAGCACCCTCAGCTACCCCGACCGCGGCGCGACCCTCCGGCAGCCGCTGCCCGCCGGCTACCACCACCTGCACCACCGCACCCGGATCGGGCGGGGCCGGGCGGCCTTCGAGGCGGCCGGCTCGGCCGTCACGGGCTTCCGGATGCACCGGGCGACCGGGGCGACCGTACGGGCGGACGGCCCGGCCGCCACCGGGGCCCGGGTGGAGATCGGCCTCGGCGCCGGCCCGCTGCGGATCACCGTGCCCTGCGAGGTGGTCTGGACCACGGATGCGCCCGACCGGGCCGGTTTCGCCTACGGAACCCTCACCGGGCACCCCGAGTGCGGGGAAGAGTCCTTCCTGGTGGAACTCGCCGCCGACGGCACCGTGTGGTTCGAGGTCACCGCCTTCAGCCGCCCCGCCGCCTGGTACACCCGCCTCGCGGGCCCCCTCGTCCCCCTCCTCCAGCGGGGCTACGCCCGGCTGCTGGGCCACCACCTGCGCAGACTGGCCGCCGCCGCCTGA
- a CDS encoding lipase maturation factor family protein has product MDWFTAPGYWLGRLVFQRALAGVYVFAFVGAALQFRALIGAHGMLPVPRYLRYVPFRHAPSLFHLRYSDRLFACCAWAGAALAAALAAGAGDLVPLGAAMGMWAVLWLLYLSIVNVGQTWYSFGWESLLLEVGFLAVFLGNARAGPPVLVLWLLRWVLFRVEFGAGLIKMRGDACWRKLTCLYYHHETQPMPGPLSWFFHHLPKPLHRAECAANHFTQLVLPVLLFTPQPVASYAAGVIVATQLWLVLSGNFAWLNWLTITLALSAVDFTGIAGPPPAAASRGAPVWYVVLVCALTVLVLALSRHPVANLISRRQVMNRSFDSLHLVNTYGAFGTVGRIRDEVVVEGTADRVPHEDGDWREYGFKGKPGELRRIPRQFAPYHLRLDWLMWFAALSPGYARDWFGPFVERLLAGDRDTLRLIRHNPFPDAPPRFVRARLYRYRFTTWRELRETGAWWHRRLLREYLPPTRLAEAASSEPE; this is encoded by the coding sequence ATGGACTGGTTCACGGCGCCCGGATACTGGCTGGGCCGGCTGGTCTTCCAGCGGGCCCTGGCCGGTGTCTACGTCTTCGCCTTCGTCGGTGCCGCCCTGCAGTTCCGGGCACTGATCGGGGCGCACGGCATGCTGCCCGTCCCGCGCTACCTGCGGTACGTGCCCTTCCGGCACGCCCCGAGCCTGTTCCACCTGCGCTACTCCGACCGGCTCTTCGCCTGCTGCGCCTGGGCCGGGGCGGCCCTCGCCGCCGCGCTCGCCGCGGGCGCGGGGGACCTGGTGCCGCTGGGCGCCGCCATGGGGATGTGGGCGGTGCTGTGGCTGCTGTACCTGTCCATCGTCAACGTGGGCCAGACCTGGTACTCCTTCGGCTGGGAGTCGCTGCTGCTGGAGGTCGGCTTCCTCGCCGTCTTCCTCGGCAACGCCCGCGCCGGGCCGCCCGTGCTGGTCCTGTGGCTGCTGCGGTGGGTGCTGTTCCGGGTGGAGTTCGGCGCCGGGCTGATCAAGATGCGCGGCGACGCCTGCTGGCGCAAGCTGACCTGCCTGTACTACCACCACGAGACGCAGCCGATGCCGGGGCCGCTGAGCTGGTTCTTCCACCATCTGCCGAAGCCCCTGCACCGGGCGGAGTGCGCGGCGAACCACTTCACGCAACTGGTGCTCCCGGTGCTGCTGTTCACCCCGCAGCCGGTGGCCTCGTACGCGGCCGGGGTGATCGTGGCCACCCAGCTGTGGCTGGTGCTGTCGGGGAACTTCGCCTGGCTGAACTGGCTGACGATCACGCTCGCGCTCTCCGCGGTGGACTTCACCGGGATCGCCGGTCCCCCGCCCGCCGCCGCCTCGCGCGGGGCGCCCGTCTGGTACGTGGTCCTGGTGTGCGCGCTGACCGTGCTGGTGCTGGCGCTGAGCCGGCACCCGGTGGCCAATCTGATCTCGCGGCGCCAGGTGATGAACCGCTCCTTCGACTCCCTCCACCTGGTCAACACCTACGGGGCCTTCGGCACCGTGGGCCGCATCCGCGACGAAGTGGTGGTCGAGGGCACCGCGGACCGCGTCCCCCACGAGGACGGCGACTGGCGCGAGTACGGCTTCAAGGGCAAGCCGGGCGAACTGCGCCGGATCCCGCGCCAGTTCGCCCCGTACCACCTCCGGCTCGACTGGCTGATGTGGTTCGCGGCGCTCTCCCCCGGCTATGCGCGGGACTGGTTCGGGCCGTTCGTGGAGCGGCTGCTGGCGGGCGACCGGGACACGCTGCGGCTGATCCGCCACAACCCCTTCCCGGACGCCCCGCCGCGTTTCGTGCGGGCCAGGCTGTACCGCTACCGGTTCACCACCTGGCGGGAGTTGCGCGAGACGGGCGCGTGGTGGCACCGCAGGCTGCTGCGCGAGTACCTGCCGCCGACCCGCCTCGCGGAAGCCGCCTCCTCAGAGCCCGAGTAG
- a CDS encoding NAD-dependent epimerase/dehydratase family protein translates to MKLLMLGGTEFVGRAITEDALDRGWEVTVFHRGHHAPPPGTSALHGDRTAPGGLAALAEGEWDLVVDTWGGAPTAVRDSARLLAEQAGGYVYISSRSVYAYPAPAGLAEDGPLVEGSPDADSTAYAEDKRGSELAALDAFGERALLVRPGLIIGPYENVGRLPWWLDRVARGGPLLAPGPRELPLQYIDVRDLARWTLDASEDKRGGAFNLVSPTGHATMGSLLDACAAATGTALDPRWTDAAVIQEAGIEPWTELPIWLPEGEMHDHMFGGDVTKALEAGLTCRPIEETVADTWAWLRSIGGVAPQRPDRPRKGISAEREAALLGL, encoded by the coding sequence ATGAAACTGCTGATGCTGGGTGGGACGGAATTCGTCGGGCGCGCGATCACCGAAGACGCCTTGGACCGCGGCTGGGAGGTGACCGTCTTCCACCGGGGCCACCACGCGCCCCCGCCCGGAACCTCCGCGCTGCACGGGGACCGTACCGCCCCCGGCGGACTGGCGGCCCTCGCCGAGGGGGAGTGGGACCTGGTCGTCGACACCTGGGGCGGCGCCCCCACGGCCGTGCGCGACAGCGCCCGGCTGCTGGCAGAGCAGGCCGGGGGGTACGTGTACATCTCCAGCCGCTCGGTGTACGCCTACCCCGCCCCGGCCGGCCTCGCCGAGGACGGCCCGCTGGTCGAGGGCTCGCCCGACGCCGACTCGACCGCCTACGCCGAGGACAAGCGCGGCAGTGAACTCGCCGCCCTGGACGCCTTCGGCGAGCGTGCCCTGCTCGTGCGCCCCGGACTGATCATCGGCCCGTACGAGAACGTCGGCCGGCTGCCCTGGTGGCTGGACCGCGTCGCCCGCGGCGGCCCGCTCCTCGCCCCCGGCCCCCGCGAACTGCCGCTCCAGTACATCGACGTGCGTGACCTCGCGCGCTGGACCCTGGACGCGTCCGAGGACAAGCGCGGTGGGGCCTTCAACCTGGTCTCCCCGACCGGCCACGCCACGATGGGCAGCCTTCTGGACGCCTGCGCCGCCGCCACCGGCACCGCGCTCGATCCGCGCTGGACCGACGCCGCGGTGATCCAGGAGGCCGGGATCGAGCCCTGGACCGAACTGCCCATCTGGCTCCCGGAGGGCGAGATGCACGACCACATGTTCGGCGGCGACGTCACCAAGGCACTGGAGGCCGGGCTGACTTGCCGGCCGATCGAGGAGACCGTCGCCGACACCTGGGCCTGGCTCCGCTCCATCGGCGGGGTCGCCCCGCAGCGGCCCGACCGGCCGCGCAAGGGCATCTCCGCGGAACGGGAGGCGGCGCTACTCGGGCTCTGA
- a CDS encoding SDR family NAD(P)-dependent oxidoreductase, translating into MTVTEDNHAYGPGIDPERLAVCLAVLDELDKIDVDHPDAIAVRRATAGVYRTVKQRRRQERRAAKTANDKAVTEATATGSAERIDDETEGILPSSVTEAGRVAGILQRPRSCYVCKTRYVEVDYFYHQLCPECAAENRTKREARADLTGKRALLTGGRAKIGMYIALRLLRDGAHTTITTRFPKDAIRRFKAMDDSADWMHRLEVVGIDLRDPAQAVALADQVADAGPLDILINNATQTVRRLPTAYAALVEGESAPLPAGELPAHHVIGAFNSGAVDGLAALPVGVSGLEAQKVADLALVAGNASLERHLAGTAIDAGGLLPDVVESNTWVQTIDQISPVELLETQLCNYTSPFILISALRPAMAEAARKSSSGRAYVVNVSAMEGVFSRGYKGAGHPNTNAAKAAMNMVTRTSGQEMFQTDRILMTSIDTGWITDERPHFDKLRLAEEGFHAPLDLVDGAARVYDPIVRGEAGEDLFGVFLKDYAPANW; encoded by the coding sequence ATGACGGTGACCGAAGACAACCACGCATACGGGCCGGGCATCGACCCCGAGCGCCTCGCCGTCTGCCTCGCGGTGCTCGACGAGCTCGACAAGATCGACGTCGACCACCCGGACGCCATCGCCGTGCGCCGCGCCACCGCCGGCGTCTACCGGACGGTCAAGCAGCGCCGCCGCCAGGAGCGCCGCGCCGCCAAGACGGCCAACGACAAGGCCGTCACCGAGGCCACCGCGACCGGCTCCGCCGAGCGCATCGACGACGAGACCGAGGGCATCCTGCCCTCCTCGGTCACGGAGGCCGGCCGGGTCGCCGGGATACTCCAGCGCCCGCGCTCCTGCTACGTCTGCAAGACGCGGTACGTCGAGGTCGACTACTTCTACCACCAGCTCTGCCCGGAGTGCGCCGCCGAGAACCGGACCAAGCGCGAGGCCCGCGCCGACCTCACCGGCAAGCGCGCGCTGCTCACCGGCGGCCGGGCCAAGATCGGCATGTACATCGCGCTGCGGCTGCTGCGTGACGGTGCCCACACCACGATCACCACGCGCTTCCCCAAGGACGCCATCCGCCGCTTCAAGGCGATGGACGACTCGGCGGACTGGATGCACCGCCTGGAGGTCGTCGGCATCGACCTGCGCGACCCGGCCCAGGCCGTGGCGCTCGCCGACCAGGTGGCCGACGCCGGCCCGCTGGACATCCTGATCAACAACGCCACGCAGACCGTGCGCCGCCTGCCCACCGCGTACGCCGCGCTGGTCGAGGGGGAGAGCGCCCCGCTGCCGGCCGGCGAGCTCCCCGCCCACCACGTCATCGGCGCCTTCAACTCCGGCGCGGTCGACGGCCTGGCGGCGCTGCCCGTGGGTGTGAGCGGGCTGGAGGCGCAGAAGGTCGCCGACCTCGCCCTGGTCGCGGGCAACGCCAGCCTGGAGCGGCACCTCGCCGGAACCGCCATCGACGCGGGCGGCCTGCTGCCGGACGTCGTCGAGAGCAACACCTGGGTGCAGACCATCGACCAGATCTCCCCGGTGGAGCTGCTCGAGACCCAGCTGTGCAACTACACGTCGCCCTTCATCCTGATCAGCGCGCTCCGGCCGGCCATGGCCGAGGCCGCCCGGAAGTCGTCCAGCGGGCGTGCGTACGTCGTCAACGTCTCGGCGATGGAAGGCGTCTTCAGCCGCGGCTACAAGGGCGCGGGGCACCCGAACACCAATGCCGCCAAGGCCGCGATGAACATGGTGACGCGGACGAGCGGCCAGGAGATGTTCCAGACCGACCGCATCCTGATGACCTCGATCGACACCGGCTGGATCACCGACGAGCGCCCGCACTTCGACAAGCTGCGCCTGGCCGAGGAGGGCTTCCACGCCCCCCTCGACCTGGTCGACGGCGCAGCCCGCGTCTACGACCCGATCGTCCGGGGCGAGGCCGGCGAGGACCTGTTCGGGGTCTTCCTGAAGGACTACGCCCCCGCCAACTGGTAG
- a CDS encoding transglycosylase family protein → MGVRGRHRRYQPSSINRASLVVTAGGAGLALPLIGAGDAQAASVDTWNKVAACESTNNWQINTGNGYYGGLQFSQSTWREFGGTAFAARADLATKAQQIAVAEKVLKGQGPRAWPACGPQAGLSRSGPAPAVDTRPSTKPAPEPSAKPAAKPAPQAPKDRIQPTKATTPAPVTMPRPTGTSVLPNPYVVAPGDSLSTIAAEQHLEGGWQALYETNRSTVGGNPNMIFPGQRLTLRVTTAPPAQNPEKPPRTAEPVKPVEPAAPQPEQKKPEQAKPEQAKPEQPKPKPEQSKPAETPKPKPAETPKPEPVAKPAGKPASAEQKPASGGFSAPVDSGIGTAYRVAGSSWSSGYHTGVDFPVPTGTSVKAVGAGTVESAGWAGAYGYQVVIKHTDGRYSQYAHLSALGVKAGQQVSGGQRIGRSGSTGNSSGPHLHFEMRSGPGYGSDIDPLKYLRGKGVGI, encoded by the coding sequence ATGGGTGTACGGGGCCGGCACCGCCGGTACCAGCCGAGCAGCATCAACCGGGCCTCGCTCGTCGTCACCGCGGGTGGCGCGGGATTAGCCCTCCCCCTGATCGGCGCCGGGGACGCACAGGCCGCCTCCGTGGACACCTGGAACAAGGTCGCCGCCTGCGAGTCGACCAACAACTGGCAGATCAACACCGGGAACGGCTACTACGGCGGCCTCCAGTTCAGCCAGAGCACCTGGCGCGAATTCGGCGGCACCGCCTTCGCCGCCCGCGCCGACCTCGCCACCAAGGCCCAGCAGATCGCCGTCGCCGAGAAGGTGCTCAAGGGGCAGGGGCCCAGGGCGTGGCCCGCGTGCGGCCCCCAGGCCGGGCTCAGCCGCAGCGGTCCGGCGCCCGCCGTCGACACCCGGCCCTCCACGAAGCCGGCGCCCGAACCGTCTGCCAAGCCCGCGGCGAAGCCCGCGCCGCAGGCCCCCAAGGACCGGATCCAGCCGACCAAGGCCACCACCCCGGCCCCCGTCACCATGCCCCGCCCGACCGGGACCTCCGTCCTGCCGAACCCGTACGTGGTCGCGCCCGGGGACTCCCTGTCGACGATCGCCGCCGAGCAGCACCTCGAGGGCGGCTGGCAGGCACTGTACGAGACCAACCGGTCCACGGTCGGCGGCAACCCCAACATGATCTTCCCGGGCCAGCGGCTCACCCTCAGGGTCACCACCGCCCCGCCCGCCCAGAACCCCGAGAAGCCGCCGCGCACCGCGGAGCCGGTCAAGCCCGTGGAACCGGCCGCTCCGCAGCCGGAGCAGAAGAAGCCCGAGCAGGCCAAACCGGAGCAGGCCAAGCCCGAGCAGCCGAAGCCGAAGCCCGAGCAGTCGAAGCCGGCCGAGACGCCGAAGCCCAAGCCCGCCGAGACGCCCAAGCCCGAGCCGGTCGCCAAGCCCGCCGGCAAGCCCGCCTCAGCGGAGCAGAAGCCCGCCTCGGGCGGGTTCAGCGCCCCCGTCGACTCCGGCATCGGCACCGCCTACCGCGTCGCGGGGTCCTCCTGGTCCAGCGGCTACCACACGGGCGTCGACTTCCCGGTGCCGACCGGCACCAGCGTCAAGGCCGTGGGTGCCGGCACGGTCGAGTCGGCCGGCTGGGCCGGAGCGTACGGCTACCAGGTCGTCATCAAGCACACCGACGGCCGCTACTCCCAGTACGCCCACCTCTCCGCGCTCGGCGTCAAGGCCGGCCAGCAGGTCTCCGGCGGCCAGCGGATCGGCCGCTCCGGCTCGACCGGCAACTCCAGCGGCCCGCACCTGCACTTCGAGATGCGCAGCGGACCCGGCTACGGCTCCGACATCGACCCGCTGAAGTACCTCCGCGGCAAGGGCGTCGGGATCTGA
- a CDS encoding aspartate/glutamate racemase family protein codes for MVSGLTLLHTSPVHVPVFDALRERDHPEAVLRHLVVPDLLDRARARGPESVVPELLGLLRESGGPVLVTCSTIGAVAESLAPALGFPVLRVDRPMAAEAVRTGPRIALLATVESTFAPTGALLAEEAGGRPLSVRTHLVPGAWDRFEAGDAAGYLAAVAGAADAVTDADVIVLAQASMAAAAGLVRTRLPVLSSPAPGLAAALAEGHTG; via the coding sequence CTGGTGAGCGGGCTGACGCTGCTGCACACCTCCCCGGTGCACGTCCCGGTCTTCGACGCACTGCGCGAGCGGGACCACCCGGAGGCCGTACTGCGCCACCTGGTGGTCCCGGACCTGCTGGACCGGGCCCGGGCCCGCGGCCCGGAGTCCGTGGTCCCCGAGCTGCTCGGGCTGCTCCGGGAATCCGGCGGCCCGGTGCTGGTCACCTGCTCGACCATCGGGGCGGTCGCGGAGTCCCTCGCCCCGGCCCTCGGGTTCCCGGTGCTGCGGGTGGACCGGCCGATGGCGGCCGAGGCCGTACGTACGGGCCCGCGGATCGCCCTGCTGGCCACCGTGGAGTCGACCTTCGCCCCGACCGGGGCCCTGCTGGCCGAGGAGGCCGGCGGGCGGCCCCTGTCCGTCCGTACGCACCTGGTGCCCGGCGCCTGGGACCGCTTCGAGGCGGGTGACGCCGCCGGGTACCTCGCGGCGGTGGCCGGGGCGGCGGACGCCGTCACGGACGCGGACGTCATCGTCCTGGCCCAGGCCTCGATGGCCGCGGCCGCCGGCCTCGTCCGCACCCGCCTGCCCGTGCTCTCCAGCCCCGCCCCCGGCCTGGCCGCCGCCCTCGCCGAGGGGCATACCGGCTGA
- a CDS encoding GNAT family N-acetyltransferase, translating into MAIELVDERKAGRLLAVEDSRVVGFIAYFVLAAEPHALVAVHTVVEPGHEGRGIAGDLVKGFYGIAAAEGVPVVPLCPYAASWAARHPDRAPEPPAAVAEAARAQLDRDADLW; encoded by the coding sequence ATGGCGATCGAGCTGGTGGACGAGCGCAAAGCGGGGCGGCTGCTGGCCGTCGAGGACAGCAGGGTGGTCGGCTTCATCGCCTACTTCGTGCTCGCCGCCGAGCCCCACGCCCTGGTGGCGGTGCACACCGTGGTCGAGCCGGGCCACGAGGGCCGCGGGATCGCCGGGGACCTGGTGAAGGGGTTCTACGGGATCGCCGCCGCGGAGGGGGTACCGGTCGTCCCGCTCTGCCCCTACGCCGCGAGCTGGGCCGCCCGCCACCCCGACCGGGCGCCCGAGCCCCCGGCCGCGGTCGCCGAGGCGGCCAGGGCGCAACTGGACCGGGACGCCGACCTCTGGTGA
- the panD gene encoding aspartate 1-decarboxylase, with the protein MLRTMFKSKIHRATVTQADLHYVGSVTIDADLLDAADLLPGELVHIVDITNGARLETYVIEGERGSGVIGINGAAAHLVHPGDLVILISYAQVEDAEARALKPRVVHVDGDNRIIELGADPSAPVPGTDQERSPHSVAV; encoded by the coding sequence ATGCTGCGCACCATGTTCAAGTCCAAGATCCACCGGGCCACGGTGACCCAGGCCGACCTGCACTACGTCGGCTCTGTGACCATCGACGCCGACCTGCTCGACGCCGCCGATCTGCTGCCCGGGGAGCTCGTCCACATCGTGGACATCACCAATGGTGCGCGGCTCGAGACGTACGTCATCGAGGGGGAGCGGGGCTCCGGGGTCATCGGGATCAACGGGGCCGCCGCGCATCTCGTGCACCCCGGGGACCTCGTCATCCTGATCAGCTACGCGCAGGTCGAGGACGCGGAGGCGCGGGCGCTCAAGCCGCGCGTCGTGCACGTGGACGGCGACAACAGGATCATCGAGCTGGGCGCGGACCCGTCCGCCCCGGTGCCGGGAACGGACCAGGAGCGCAGCCCCCACTCGGTGGCTGTCTGA